Proteins from a genomic interval of Sphingomonas sp. Y38-1Y:
- a CDS encoding FAD-dependent oxidoreductase produces MSELEQRRHQLYPVLSAAQVATARRFASGPAQQFEPGATIFSIGEPGTPAWLVLDGAIDIVRRRGIGGEAVTHRYEPGQFSGEVNQLAGRPALAGGRAGPAGCTALPFDAAHLRALMIGSAELGEIVMRALILRRVDLIDDAEAGTIIIGNPDSSAVLDLQGFLVRGGYPNRVLDASTDAEGHALVERLGVLPEELPLVVCPDGSLLRRPTELEIATCLGIVPEIQDGATYDVAVVGGGPAGLAAAVYAASEGLSVVVLDERNVGGQAGASSRIENYLGFPTGISGRALTGRAFNQALKFGAEIAVPIGVERLDCTDAPPAVRLRSGCRINAGAVVIASGARYRRPDIPNLAMFEGHGVSYWASPIEARLCAGEEVALVGGGNSAGQAIVFLAPQVKRLHLHVRRPLAATMSRYLIDRIEALPNVTCHVGTEIVGLEGDAEAGLRGMTVRRLNDGSRSEVPIRHLFLFIGADPNTDWLRGCVDIDGKGFVTTGAGGFPLETSHPGVFAIGDVRAGSTKRVAAAVGEGAAVVAQIHAMLAARPA; encoded by the coding sequence ATGAGCGAGCTCGAACAGAGGCGGCATCAACTCTATCCGGTGCTGAGCGCCGCGCAGGTCGCGACCGCGCGCCGCTTCGCGAGCGGACCGGCGCAGCAATTCGAGCCCGGCGCGACGATCTTCTCGATCGGCGAGCCCGGCACGCCCGCGTGGCTGGTGCTGGACGGCGCGATCGACATCGTCCGCCGCCGCGGCATCGGCGGGGAAGCGGTGACGCACCGCTACGAACCCGGCCAGTTCAGCGGCGAGGTCAATCAGCTCGCCGGCCGTCCCGCGCTCGCCGGCGGACGCGCGGGTCCGGCGGGGTGCACCGCCCTCCCCTTCGATGCCGCGCATCTTCGCGCGCTGATGATCGGGTCGGCCGAACTCGGCGAGATCGTGATGCGCGCGCTGATCCTGCGCCGGGTCGACCTGATCGACGATGCCGAGGCGGGGACGATCATCATCGGCAATCCGGACTCGAGCGCCGTGCTCGACCTTCAGGGCTTTCTCGTCCGCGGTGGCTATCCCAATCGCGTCCTCGACGCCTCGACCGATGCCGAGGGCCATGCGCTGGTCGAACGGCTGGGCGTGCTGCCCGAGGAACTGCCGCTGGTCGTCTGTCCCGACGGCTCGCTCCTCCGCCGTCCGACCGAGCTCGAGATCGCGACGTGCCTGGGCATCGTGCCGGAGATCCAGGATGGCGCCACCTATGACGTGGCGGTCGTCGGCGGCGGCCCTGCCGGGCTGGCGGCGGCGGTCTATGCCGCGTCGGAGGGGCTGTCGGTGGTCGTCCTCGACGAGCGCAATGTCGGCGGCCAGGCGGGCGCGTCGTCGCGGATCGAGAATTACCTGGGCTTCCCGACCGGCATCTCCGGCCGCGCGCTTACCGGCCGCGCGTTCAACCAGGCGCTGAAGTTCGGCGCCGAGATCGCCGTGCCGATCGGCGTCGAGCGGCTGGACTGCACCGACGCGCCGCCGGCGGTGCGATTGCGCAGCGGCTGTCGCATCAACGCCGGCGCGGTCGTCATCGCCTCGGGCGCGCGCTATCGCCGGCCGGACATCCCCAACCTCGCGATGTTCGAGGGGCATGGCGTCTCTTATTGGGCAAGCCCGATCGAGGCGCGGCTGTGCGCCGGCGAAGAGGTGGCGCTGGTCGGCGGCGGCAATTCGGCGGGTCAGGCGATCGTCTTCCTTGCGCCGCAGGTGAAGCGGCTCCACCTTCATGTCCGCCGTCCGTTGGCGGCCACCATGTCGCGCTATCTGATCGACCGGATCGAGGCGCTGCCCAACGTCACCTGCCATGTCGGGACCGAGATCGTCGGGCTGGAGGGCGATGCCGAGGCGGGGCTGCGCGGCATGACCGTCCGGCGACTGAACGACGGATCGCGAAGCGAGGTACCGATCCGCCACCTGTTCCTGTTCATCGGCGCCGATCCCAACACCGACTGGCTGCGCGGCTGCGTCGACATCGACGGCAAGGGCTTCGTCACGACCGGCGCCGGGGGCTTCCCGTTGGAGACGAGCCATCCCGGCGTCTTCGCGATCGGCGACGTTCGCGCCGGATCGACCAAGCGCGTCGCCGCCGCGGTCGGCGAGGGCGCCGCGGTTGTCGCACAGATCCACGCGATGCTGGCGGCACGGCCCGCATAA
- the pncB gene encoding nicotinate phosphoribosyltransferase: protein MVFTDIALRTYNHSWRLDPIVRSLLDTDFYKLLMLQLIWRLHRDTHATFALINRTRSVRLADVIDEGELRAQLDHARTLRFGKKELIWLAGNSFYGTARMFEPEFLAWLRDFQLPDYELRTVDGQFELRFAGPWTHTTMWEIPALSIVNELRARAAMRGKDRFALDILYARAKARMWAKVERLRTLPDLVLSDFGTRRRHGFLWQRWCVEAVKEGLGDRFIGTSNVLLAMDTDLEAIGTNAHELPMVTAALAEDDATLAEAPYRVLDEWRRIYGGNLLIALPDAFGTTAFLRDAPAWVADWTGFRPDSAPPIAGGEQIIDWWQAKGRDPRGKLLIFSDGMDVDTIEQTYRHFDGRVRTSFGWGTNLTNDFRGCDPDGDDALAPISLVCKVVSAHGRPAVKLSDNPEKATGDAAEIARYLRVFGDAGRGVQPVSV, encoded by the coding sequence ATGGTCTTCACCGACATCGCCTTGCGCACCTATAATCACAGCTGGCGGCTCGACCCGATCGTTCGCAGCCTGCTCGACACCGACTTCTACAAGCTGTTGATGCTCCAGCTCATCTGGCGGCTGCATCGCGATACGCACGCGACCTTCGCGCTCATCAACCGCACCAGGTCGGTGCGGCTGGCCGATGTGATCGACGAGGGCGAGCTTCGCGCGCAGCTCGACCATGCGCGGACGCTCCGCTTCGGCAAGAAGGAGCTGATCTGGCTGGCGGGCAACAGCTTCTATGGCACCGCGCGGATGTTCGAGCCCGAGTTCCTCGCCTGGCTGCGCGACTTCCAGCTGCCCGACTACGAGCTGAGGACGGTGGACGGCCAGTTCGAACTGCGCTTCGCTGGCCCGTGGACGCACACGACGATGTGGGAGATCCCTGCCCTCTCGATCGTCAACGAGCTGCGCGCCCGCGCGGCGATGCGCGGCAAGGACCGGTTCGCGCTTGACATCCTCTATGCGCGGGCCAAGGCGCGGATGTGGGCCAAGGTGGAGCGGCTGCGCACGCTTCCCGACCTCGTCCTCTCCGACTTCGGCACGCGGCGGCGCCACGGCTTCCTCTGGCAGCGCTGGTGCGTCGAGGCGGTGAAGGAGGGGCTGGGCGACCGCTTCATCGGCACGTCCAACGTGCTGCTGGCGATGGACACCGACTTGGAGGCGATCGGCACCAACGCGCACGAGCTGCCGATGGTCACCGCCGCGCTTGCCGAGGATGACGCCACGCTCGCTGAGGCGCCGTACCGCGTGCTCGACGAGTGGCGCCGCATCTATGGCGGCAACCTGCTGATCGCGCTGCCGGACGCGTTCGGGACGACGGCCTTCCTGCGCGATGCGCCCGCCTGGGTCGCCGACTGGACGGGCTTTCGGCCCGACAGCGCGCCGCCGATCGCCGGGGGCGAGCAGATCATCGACTGGTGGCAGGCGAAGGGCCGCGATCCGCGCGGCAAGCTCCTGATCTTTTCCGACGGCATGGACGTCGATACGATTGAGCAGACCTATCGCCATTTCGACGGGCGCGTGCGGACGAGCTTCGGCTGGGGCACCAATCTCACCAACGACTTTCGCGGCTGCGACCCGGACGGCGACGATGCGCTCGCGCCGATCTCGCTCGTCTGCAAGGTGGTGAGCGCCCACGGCCGCCCCGCGGTCAAGCTGTCGGACAATCCCGAGAAGGCCACCGGCGATGCGGCGGAGATCGCCCGCTACCTGCGCGTCTTCGGCGATGCCGGCCGCGGCGTGCAGCCCGTGAGCGTGTAA
- a CDS encoding DJ-1/PfpI family protein: MSDDDAKRVIGIVLFAEFETLDVFGPVQMLGRLPGHRLVVVTEDGRPARSSQGIETVAHHGFADAPAIDVLLVPGGMGARREVENGAMLDFLRERSAAARWTASVCTGAALLAKAGLLDGRRATTNKVAFDWVAGLAAQVNWQKRARWVADGRFYTSSGVSAGTDMALALVAALYGRDEAEAAAARAEYVWNDDPDNDPFAIDG, encoded by the coding sequence ATGAGCGACGACGATGCGAAGCGGGTGATCGGCATTGTCCTGTTCGCGGAGTTCGAGACGCTCGACGTGTTCGGGCCGGTGCAGATGCTGGGGCGGCTGCCCGGTCATCGTCTCGTCGTCGTGACGGAGGATGGCCGACCGGCACGATCGTCGCAGGGCATCGAGACGGTCGCGCATCACGGCTTTGCCGATGCGCCGGCGATTGACGTGCTGCTGGTGCCCGGCGGGATGGGTGCGCGGCGCGAGGTCGAGAATGGCGCGATGCTCGATTTCCTGCGCGAGCGATCGGCGGCTGCGCGCTGGACGGCATCGGTGTGCACGGGCGCGGCGCTGCTGGCGAAGGCGGGGCTGCTCGACGGGCGGCGCGCGACGACCAACAAGGTGGCGTTCGACTGGGTCGCCGGCCTTGCCGCCCAAGTGAACTGGCAGAAACGCGCACGCTGGGTCGCGGACGGGCGGTTCTACACGTCGTCGGGCGTCTCCGCAGGCACCGACATGGCGCTGGCGTTGGTGGCAGCGCTCTACGGCCGGGACGAGGCAGAGGCGGCCGCCGCCCGGGCGGAATATGTCTGGAACGACGATCCGGACAACGACCCGTTCGCGATCGACGGCTGA
- the trmB gene encoding tRNA (guanosine(46)-N7)-methyltransferase TrmB produces MNDPATIRRLYGRRQGHKLRAGQAALVEDLLPRISVPADGPLDAARLFGDDRPLEFEIGFGGGEHLAGQAAARPDTGFIGCEPFLNGVVSALGHVRDGDLGNVRLHMGDALEVLERLPDQSLSRLYLLHPDPWPKARHAKRRMVNHGPLDLVAAKLKPGAEFRLGTDDPTYCRWSMMVMNQRRDFEWQATSAADFLTRPADWPETRYERKARRKGHEVWYFRYVRL; encoded by the coding sequence ATGAACGATCCCGCCACGATCCGCCGTCTCTATGGCCGCCGCCAGGGCCACAAGCTGCGCGCCGGCCAGGCCGCGCTGGTCGAGGACCTGCTGCCGCGCATCAGCGTGCCCGCGGACGGCCCGCTCGATGCCGCGCGTCTGTTCGGCGACGATCGCCCGCTCGAGTTCGAGATCGGCTTCGGTGGCGGCGAGCATCTGGCGGGCCAGGCCGCGGCGCGACCGGACACCGGCTTCATCGGTTGCGAGCCCTTCCTCAACGGCGTCGTCTCGGCGCTCGGCCACGTTCGCGACGGCGACTTGGGCAATGTCCGACTGCACATGGGCGACGCCCTGGAAGTGCTCGAACGACTGCCCGACCAGAGTCTCTCGCGCCTCTATCTGCTTCACCCCGATCCCTGGCCCAAGGCGCGCCACGCCAAGCGGCGGATGGTCAATCACGGCCCGCTCGACCTCGTCGCCGCCAAGCTGAAGCCGGGCGCCGAGTTCCGCCTCGGCACCGACGATCCGACCTATTGCCGCTGGTCGATGATGGTGATGAACCAGCGCCGCGATTTCGAATGGCAGGCGACGAGCGCCGCCGACTTCCTCACCCGCCCCGCCGATTGGCCCGAGACACGCTACGAGCGCAAGGCACGCCGCAAGGGGCACGAGGTGTGGTATTTCCGCTACGTCCGACTCTGA
- a CDS encoding SDR family oxidoreductase, whose protein sequence is MKTSGNTILITGGGSGIGAALAHRLAGAGNTVIVAGRRQSALDEAIAGHENMHALTLDIEDAAAIKAFAAEVIARFPALNAVVHNAGIMRFETVDAARDLSDAEATITTNLLGPIRLTDALIDHLVAQPDAAIVTVTSGLAYVPLVATPTYSATKAAVHSYTVSLREALVGKVEVIEIAPPAVRTELTPGQSDREGYMPLDAFADEVIALWSQSPTPPEIMVERVKPLRFAEREGAFDERLNMINDFARAEREKAGGAA, encoded by the coding sequence ATGAAGACGAGCGGCAACACCATCCTCATTACCGGCGGCGGTTCGGGCATCGGCGCGGCGCTGGCGCACCGGCTCGCGGGCGCGGGCAACACGGTGATCGTCGCCGGGCGCCGCCAGTCGGCGCTCGACGAGGCGATCGCGGGGCACGAGAACATGCACGCGCTGACGCTCGACATCGAGGATGCCGCGGCGATCAAGGCGTTCGCGGCCGAGGTGATCGCGCGCTTTCCCGCACTCAACGCTGTCGTCCACAATGCCGGCATCATGCGCTTCGAGACCGTCGATGCCGCGCGCGACCTGTCCGATGCGGAGGCGACAATCACCACCAACCTGCTGGGGCCGATCCGGCTGACCGATGCGCTGATTGATCATCTGGTGGCGCAGCCCGATGCCGCGATCGTCACCGTGACCTCTGGCCTCGCCTATGTGCCGCTGGTTGCGACGCCGACCTATTCGGCGACCAAGGCGGCGGTGCACAGCTACACCGTCAGTCTGCGTGAGGCGCTGGTGGGCAAGGTCGAGGTGATTGAGATCGCACCGCCCGCGGTCCGCACCGAACTGACGCCCGGCCAGTCGGATCGCGAAGGCTATATGCCGCTCGACGCCTTTGCCGACGAGGTGATCGCCTTGTGGTCGCAATCCCCGACGCCGCCCGAGATCATGGTCGAGCGCGTGAAGCCGCTGCGCTTCGCCGAACGCGAAGGCGCGTTCGACGAGCGGCTGAACATGATCAACGACTTCGCCCGCGCCGAGCGTGAGAAGGCGGGCGGGGCGGCGTAG
- the rarD gene encoding EamA family transporter RarD: protein MTQQPADAASRSTRIGLMQGAGAYLLWGLLPLYFMPLRAVDAGEVVSARVVGSLALLFAIVAILRRGSLLWLALSTPRTLRLLALSAALISVNWLVYIWSVQHHHVLEASLGYFLNPLVNVLLGVVVLREKLTRPQLAAVVLATAGVLVLASQAAAGLWISLTLALSFGLYGLVRKIAPVESIEGLTVETLLLTPVALLYLFWLAGHGGLALGGDARITALLSVAGVITAVPLLLFAAGARRLPYSVIGLLQYLAPTIQFGLAITLFGETVTTAHLICFALIWSGLGVYVLGSLRARRV from the coding sequence ATGACGCAGCAGCCTGCCGACGCCGCCAGCCGCTCCACCCGCATCGGGCTGATGCAGGGCGCGGGCGCCTATCTGCTGTGGGGGCTGCTTCCGCTCTATTTCATGCCGCTTCGCGCAGTCGATGCGGGCGAGGTCGTGTCGGCGCGGGTCGTCGGGTCGCTGGCGCTCCTGTTCGCGATCGTCGCGATCCTCCGGCGAGGCTCGCTCCTCTGGCTGGCGCTGTCGACGCCGCGGACGCTCCGCCTGCTCGCGCTCAGCGCCGCGCTGATCTCGGTCAACTGGCTGGTCTATATCTGGTCGGTGCAGCACCATCATGTGCTGGAGGCGAGCCTCGGCTATTTCCTCAACCCGCTGGTCAACGTGCTGCTCGGCGTCGTCGTGTTGCGCGAGAAGCTGACGCGGCCGCAACTCGCGGCGGTGGTGCTTGCCACGGCGGGCGTGCTGGTGCTCGCCAGCCAGGCGGCGGCAGGCTTGTGGATCAGCCTGACGCTGGCGCTGTCGTTCGGGCTCTATGGCCTGGTCCGCAAGATCGCGCCGGTCGAGTCGATCGAGGGGCTGACGGTCGAGACGCTGCTGCTGACGCCGGTCGCGCTCCTCTATCTGTTCTGGCTGGCGGGGCATGGCGGGCTGGCGCTGGGCGGCGACGCCAGGATCACCGCGCTGCTGTCGGTGGCGGGGGTCATCACCGCGGTGCCGCTCCTCCTGTTCGCGGCGGGGGCGCGGCGGTTGCCCTATTCGGTGATCGGGCTGCTCCAGTATCTCGCGCCGACGATCCAGTTCGGGCTGGCGATCACGCTGTTCGGTGAGACGGTGACGACCGCGCACCTGATCTGCTTCGCGCTGATCTGGTCGGGCCTTGGCGTCTATGTCCTGGGGAGCCTGCGCGCGCGCCGCGTTTGA
- the argS gene encoding arginine--tRNA ligase has product MTIYAQFAAHLDSILDALTAEETLPAGLNRRAVTVEPPRDASHGDLATNAAMVLAKPAGTNPRALAEAIAAKLGALPEVASVAVAGPGFINLTLAEDRWREELRAIHAAGGDYGRSDGGAGITVNVEYVSANPTGPMHMGHCRGAVVGDALSSLLEHVGHKVVREYYVNDAGGQVDVLARSVHLRYREALGEDVGAVPEGLYPGDYLVPVGQALAAEYGDRYAAAPEGEWLALFRTRAVAAMLELIKADLALLGIHHDLFSSEAELQAAGKPEEAEAWLRSRDLVYDGVLEAPKGETPEDWEPVELPLFRSTQFGDDQDRPIRKSNGQWTYFGADLAYHFQKAAGADQLIDIWGADHAGTVKRIVAAVQALTEGRTRFDVKLIQMVRLLRGGEPVKMSKRAGNFVTLADVVREVGKDVVRFTMLTRKADAQMDFDFAKVVEASKDNPVFYVQYAHARVHSLRRRAGEAGIAPTDAPDLSRLDTAELALVQRLAQFPRVVEGAAQAREPHRIAFYLYDLAAEFHAAWNAGNDDPSRRTVIAGDATLTQARLYLADAIGQIIRSGLGIMGVEAVEEMK; this is encoded by the coding sequence ATGACGATCTACGCGCAATTCGCCGCCCATCTCGACTCGATCCTCGACGCGCTGACCGCCGAGGAAACGCTGCCCGCCGGTCTCAACCGCCGCGCGGTGACGGTCGAGCCGCCGCGCGATGCGAGCCATGGCGACCTTGCCACCAACGCGGCGATGGTGCTGGCGAAGCCCGCGGGCACCAACCCGCGCGCGCTGGCCGAAGCGATTGCGGCGAAGCTGGGCGCGCTGCCCGAGGTCGCGTCGGTGGCCGTCGCAGGTCCGGGGTTCATCAACCTGACGCTTGCTGAGGATCGCTGGCGCGAGGAACTGCGCGCGATCCATGCGGCGGGCGGCGATTATGGCCGGTCGGACGGCGGGGCGGGGATCACCGTCAATGTCGAATATGTCTCGGCCAATCCGACCGGGCCGATGCACATGGGCCATTGCCGCGGCGCGGTGGTGGGCGATGCGCTGTCCAGCCTGCTGGAGCATGTCGGACACAAGGTCGTGCGAGAATATTATGTCAACGACGCGGGCGGCCAGGTCGACGTGCTCGCCCGCTCGGTCCACCTGCGCTATCGCGAGGCGCTGGGCGAGGACGTCGGTGCGGTGCCGGAGGGACTCTATCCCGGCGACTATCTGGTCCCGGTCGGCCAGGCGCTCGCCGCCGAATATGGTGACCGCTATGCCGCCGCGCCCGAGGGCGAGTGGCTGGCGCTGTTCCGCACCCGCGCGGTCGCTGCGATGCTGGAGCTCATCAAGGCCGACCTGGCGCTGCTCGGCATCCATCACGACCTGTTCTCGTCCGAAGCGGAGCTCCAGGCGGCGGGCAAGCCCGAGGAGGCCGAAGCGTGGCTGCGGTCGCGCGACCTCGTCTATGACGGCGTGCTCGAGGCACCCAAGGGCGAGACACCCGAGGACTGGGAGCCGGTGGAGCTGCCGCTGTTCCGCTCCACTCAGTTTGGCGACGATCAGGATCGGCCGATCAGGAAGTCGAACGGGCAATGGACCTATTTCGGTGCCGACCTCGCCTATCACTTCCAAAAGGCGGCGGGCGCGGACCAGCTGATCGACATCTGGGGCGCCGACCATGCGGGCACCGTCAAGCGCATCGTCGCGGCGGTTCAGGCGTTGACGGAAGGGCGGACGCGCTTCGACGTCAAGCTCATCCAGATGGTGCGGCTGCTGCGCGGCGGCGAGCCGGTCAAGATGTCGAAGCGGGCGGGCAATTTCGTCACGCTCGCCGACGTGGTCCGCGAAGTCGGCAAGGACGTCGTCCGCTTTACCATGCTGACGCGCAAGGCCGATGCGCAGATGGACTTTGACTTCGCCAAAGTGGTGGAGGCGTCGAAGGACAATCCCGTCTTCTACGTCCAGTATGCCCATGCCCGCGTCCATTCGCTGCGCCGGCGCGCGGGCGAAGCGGGGATCGCGCCGACCGACGCGCCCGATCTGTCCCGGCTTGACACGGCGGAGCTCGCGCTCGTCCAGCGGCTGGCGCAGTTCCCGCGCGTGGTCGAAGGGGCGGCGCAGGCGCGCGAACCGCATCGGATCGCCTTTTATCTCTATGACTTGGCGGCCGAGTTCCATGCCGCGTGGAACGCGGGCAACGACGATCCATCGCGCCGGACGGTGATCGCCGGTGACGCGACCTTAACGCAAGCGCGGCTTTATCTGGCGGATGCGATCGGGCAGATCATCCGGTCGGGCCTCGGCATCATGGGAGTCGAGGCGGTCGAGGAGATGAAGTGA
- a CDS encoding SPOR domain-containing protein, protein MAPAADDAAMADEDRLPWLETVEERYEEGAPIGRVILLVVLGLAIIGAAIAGLYWWQDRAPSTGGGSGELINAAEGDYKIKPDEPGGMQVAGEGDSVFKTSDGGQTANASVDLSAVPEAPLATGARPAPKAAPSPAAGAARVTEAVPPPSRSDTPAGKAGVRLPPVATGGAGGAIVQLGSFPSAAAANAAWKQLSGRFGYLAGLGQSVQPAEVNGRTVNRLRVNTGSNAQAREVCGKLKVAGEACFVVAE, encoded by the coding sequence ATGGCGCCAGCCGCCGACGACGCCGCAATGGCCGACGAGGATCGGCTGCCCTGGCTGGAAACGGTCGAGGAGCGGTATGAGGAAGGCGCGCCGATCGGCCGCGTGATTCTGCTCGTCGTGCTCGGTCTCGCCATCATCGGTGCGGCGATCGCGGGGCTCTATTGGTGGCAGGATCGCGCGCCGTCGACCGGCGGTGGCTCCGGCGAACTCATCAACGCGGCCGAGGGCGACTACAAGATCAAGCCCGACGAGCCCGGCGGCATGCAGGTCGCGGGCGAGGGCGACAGCGTGTTCAAGACGAGCGACGGCGGCCAGACCGCCAACGCCTCGGTCGACCTGTCCGCGGTGCCCGAGGCGCCGCTGGCAACCGGCGCGCGCCCCGCGCCCAAGGCGGCGCCGTCGCCCGCCGCGGGTGCCGCGCGCGTGACCGAGGCGGTGCCGCCGCCCTCGCGCAGCGACACGCCCGCGGGCAAGGCGGGCGTGCGCCTGCCCCCCGTCGCGACCGGCGGCGCGGGCGGGGCGATCGTCCAGCTCGGCTCCTTCCCCAGCGCCGCGGCGGCCAATGCGGCGTGGAAGCAGCTGTCGGGCCGCTTCGGCTATCTCGCCGGGCTCGGCCAGTCGGTGCAGCCGGCGGAGGTCAACGGGCGCACCGTGAACCGTCTCCGCGTCAACACCGGCAGCAACGCGCAGGCGCGCGAGGTTTGCGGCAAGCTGAAGGTCGCGGGCGAGGCGTGCTTCGTGGTGGCGGAGTAG
- a CDS encoding glycoside hydrolase family 3 N-terminal domain-containing protein → MLPVIYGLSGPTLTADERAFFRDADPLGYILFGRNVVDRGQLRALTDDLRALSGRDDLPILIDQEGGPVARLKPPEWPAFPAGPAFARLWEIAPVSAIEAARANAHAIGLMLSEVGISVDCLPLLDVAGPDTTPAIASRAYGEAPMQVAAIGRAVLDGLAAGGCIGVVKHIPGHGRARVDSHHELPRVAASDAELEIDLEPFRTLSHAGMAMTCHVVFEAWDAERPATLSPTVIEEVIRGRIGFDGLLMTDDIDMKALSGSAGDKAAGALAAGCDVVLDCWARMPEMVDIAGRLTPAGDAVLARLGRAMAGRCAAEGDFAELVAKRDALLGLPVG, encoded by the coding sequence ATGCTTCCCGTCATCTACGGCCTGTCCGGCCCGACGCTCACTGCCGACGAGCGCGCCTTCTTTCGCGATGCCGATCCGCTCGGCTACATCCTGTTCGGGCGCAACGTCGTCGATCGCGGCCAGCTTCGCGCGCTCACCGACGATCTGCGCGCGCTGTCCGGCCGTGACGACCTGCCCATCCTGATCGACCAGGAGGGCGGCCCGGTCGCGCGGTTGAAGCCGCCCGAATGGCCCGCCTTTCCTGCCGGCCCGGCCTTTGCCAGGCTGTGGGAGATCGCGCCCGTCTCCGCGATCGAGGCGGCGCGGGCGAACGCGCACGCGATCGGGCTGATGCTAAGCGAGGTTGGGATCAGCGTCGATTGCCTGCCACTGCTCGACGTCGCCGGTCCTGACACGACGCCCGCCATCGCCAGCCGCGCTTATGGCGAGGCGCCGATGCAGGTCGCCGCGATCGGCCGCGCGGTGCTCGACGGACTCGCCGCGGGCGGCTGCATCGGCGTGGTCAAGCACATCCCCGGCCACGGGCGCGCGCGCGTCGACAGTCACCACGAACTGCCGCGCGTGGCGGCGAGCGATGCCGAGCTCGAGATCGACCTCGAACCCTTTCGCACGCTGTCGCACGCGGGCATGGCGATGACCTGTCACGTCGTCTTCGAGGCCTGGGACGCCGAGCGGCCCGCGACGCTGTCACCCACGGTGATCGAGGAGGTGATCCGCGGCCGCATCGGCTTCGACGGTCTGCTCATGACCGACGACATCGACATGAAGGCGCTGTCGGGATCGGCCGGCGACAAGGCCGCAGGCGCGCTCGCCGCGGGCTGCGACGTGGTGCTCGACTGCTGGGCGCGGATGCCGGAGATGGTCGACATCGCCGGGCGATTGACGCCGGCCGGGGACGCAGTGCTCGCGAGGCTGGGGCGGGCGATGGCGGGGCGCTGCGCCGCTGAGGGTGACTTTGCGGAACTGGTCGCCAAGCGGGATGCGTTACTTGGGCTGCCCGTCGGTTAG
- a CDS encoding segregation and condensation protein A — translation MPSIAMADADTLTISLESWEGPLDLLLGLARTQKVDLRAISILELVDQYLAFIATARELKLEVAADYLVMAAWLAYLKSALLLPRDPEETPSPEELALRLTLRLARLDAMREAGARLMARDRLGRDVFPRGRPEGLRTIRRTRWDASLYDLIAAYGRVSARSRPVLHVVRRRPVMTLETALARVSAMLGEAIDWTVLERFMPEGGEAAWRRSALASSFLAALELAKQGRVELAQDGPFAPLYVRAIA, via the coding sequence ATGCCAAGCATCGCCATGGCCGATGCCGACACGCTGACGATCTCGCTGGAGAGCTGGGAGGGGCCGCTCGACCTGCTCCTGGGGCTCGCGCGGACGCAGAAGGTCGATCTTCGGGCGATCTCGATCCTCGAACTGGTCGACCAGTATCTCGCATTCATCGCCACGGCGCGCGAGCTTAAGCTGGAGGTCGCCGCCGACTACCTCGTGATGGCGGCGTGGCTCGCCTATCTCAAATCCGCGCTGCTCCTCCCGCGCGATCCGGAGGAGACGCCGAGCCCGGAGGAGCTGGCGCTCCGCCTGACGCTGCGGCTCGCGCGTCTGGATGCGATGCGTGAGGCGGGGGCGCGGCTGATGGCGCGCGACCGGCTGGGGCGGGACGTGTTCCCCCGTGGCCGCCCGGAGGGGCTCAGGACGATCCGCCGCACGCGCTGGGATGCGAGCCTCTACGACCTCATCGCCGCCTATGGACGAGTGAGTGCGCGGTCGCGGCCGGTGCTCCACGTCGTGCGGCGGCGGCCTGTGATGACGCTGGAGACGGCGCTAGCCCGCGTGTCGGCGATGCTGGGCGAGGCGATCGACTGGACGGTGCTGGAACGCTTCATGCCCGAAGGCGGGGAGGCGGCGTGGCGGCGCTCGGCGCTGGCGTCGAGCTTCCTTGCCGCGCTCGAACTCGCCAAGCAGGGGCGCGTCGAGCTTGCGCAGGACGGGCCGTTCGCGCCGCTCTATGTCCGGGCGATCGCATGA